One part of the Desulfurella sp. genome encodes these proteins:
- the gpmI gene encoding 2,3-bisphosphoglycerate-independent phosphoglycerate mutase: protein MVLNRVLLVIFDGFGVNPNRAYNAVALAKTPNLDYYFANNSHTVIEASGIACGLPDGQFGNSEVGHLTLGSGRILKQDLLRITESFEDGTINENPTWQKIIKENSNKRLHLIGLVSDGGVHSHIQHIIYLIKLLVKNNIEPVLHMITDGRDTPPTSAPIYLDILEKLFNKLSKGTIATVSGRYYAMDRAQNYDRVEKAYKAIVNHEGMSAKSAKIAIEQAYARGETDEFITPTFIEGVAPIQKDEAVLFFDFRADRMRQIVSAFGSSDFKYFKRNNVFKVYCMVEYDEKFDFDVLFKPIFPKNVLAEVISKAGLKQFHCAEKEKYAHVTYFFNGGKEEPFDKEDRVIVPSPNVSTYDLAPQMSACEVADQTIKAIKKHYDFIVINFANGDMVGHTAVQKACIIAVETLDTQFNRLVKAALEEGYNILLTADHGNCDEMVDPITGEPHTQHTIYPVPFLIIGKKYNLRTQGGICDIAPTVLDLLNLEKPSEMSGKSLLLKPTYYI, encoded by the coding sequence ATAGTGTTGAATAGAGTTTTATTGGTTATATTTGATGGTTTTGGTGTTAATCCAAATAGAGCTTATAATGCTGTTGCATTGGCAAAAACGCCTAATTTAGATTACTATTTTGCCAACAATTCACATACAGTAATAGAAGCTTCAGGTATTGCGTGTGGTCTTCCAGATGGCCAGTTTGGCAATTCGGAAGTGGGTCATTTAACCCTTGGCTCTGGTAGAATACTAAAGCAAGACCTGCTTAGAATTACAGAAAGTTTTGAAGACGGCACTATTAACGAAAACCCCACATGGCAAAAAATTATAAAAGAAAATTCAAATAAACGGTTGCATTTAATCGGTCTGGTTTCTGATGGAGGCGTACATTCCCATATACAGCATATAATTTACCTTATAAAACTCCTTGTAAAAAACAACATTGAGCCAGTTTTACATATGATAACTGATGGCAGAGATACGCCACCAACAAGTGCGCCCATTTATTTAGATATTTTAGAAAAATTATTTAATAAGCTATCAAAAGGTACAATTGCAACGGTAAGCGGTAGATATTATGCTATGGATAGGGCACAAAACTACGATAGAGTAGAAAAGGCATACAAAGCTATTGTAAATCATGAAGGAATGTCTGCAAAAAGTGCAAAAATTGCTATAGAACAAGCCTATGCAAGAGGAGAAACAGACGAGTTTATAACACCCACCTTTATAGAAGGTGTTGCACCAATCCAAAAAGATGAAGCAGTATTGTTTTTTGATTTTAGAGCAGATAGGATGCGCCAGATTGTAAGTGCTTTTGGAAGCAGTGATTTTAAATACTTTAAGCGCAATAATGTATTTAAAGTTTACTGTATGGTAGAATACGATGAAAAATTTGATTTTGATGTGCTTTTTAAACCCATTTTCCCTAAAAATGTACTAGCAGAAGTCATAAGCAAAGCTGGTCTAAAGCAATTTCACTGTGCAGAAAAAGAAAAATACGCTCATGTTACTTATTTTTTTAATGGCGGAAAAGAGGAGCCTTTTGATAAAGAAGATAGGGTGATTGTACCATCACCAAATGTATCTACGTATGATTTAGCACCCCAAATGAGCGCATGCGAAGTGGCAGATCAAACAATTAAAGCTATAAAAAAGCATTACGATTTTATTGTAATAAACTTTGCAAATGGGGATATGGTAGGGCATACGGCTGTGCAAAAAGCTTGCATAATTGCTGTTGAAACACTTGATACACAATTTAACCGCCTGGTAAAAGCTGCTTTAGAAGAAGGATATAATATTTTACTTACTGCCGATCATGGCAATTGCGACGAAATGGTTGACCCAATAACTGGAGAGCCTCACACCCAACACACAATTTATCCAGTGCCTTTTTTGATTATTGGCAAAAAGTATAACCTTAGAACTCAAGGCGGAATTTGTGATATTGCCCCCACGGTTTTGGATTTGTTAAATTTGGAAAAACCATCGGAAATGAGCGGTAAAAGTTTGCTACTAAAACCAACCTACTATATTTAG
- a CDS encoding MBL fold metallo-hydrolase, which yields MDRHTLDTPYPVGPVHFYTCELSGDIIMFDTGPYTFVALDYIKKNINLNRLKYVFITHSHADHYGLENFIAKNSQARIFMPKMDHLKFTNLQTRIEISKKLLLKYGFSTDYIEKIKVMLLNFVNSVPLPINYEILEESKFDIDLNYMFCPGHSKSDAVYLFNGYAITGDCLLNNIFQTPLLDVDYDKNDRFNNYEAYCSTLLKFPILEKYTILPGHRKHSSIEEIVVFYVTKIIERASLIQDHCDKLVFDIIKNTIPYALNDPFTAYIKASEVLFFLDFLLNPYLLKESLEKINIIDSHLLRMFDRIFLKKVYQKN from the coding sequence ATGGATAGGCACACGCTTGATACACCTTATCCTGTTGGTCCTGTGCATTTTTATACTTGTGAGTTAAGTGGCGATATAATTATGTTTGACACAGGACCATACACATTTGTTGCACTTGACTATATCAAAAAAAACATCAATTTAAACAGATTGAAATACGTATTTATTACACATTCTCACGCTGATCACTATGGGCTTGAAAATTTTATCGCAAAAAACTCACAGGCTAGAATTTTTATGCCAAAAATGGATCACCTTAAATTTACAAATCTTCAAACAAGGATAGAAATTTCTAAAAAGCTGCTTTTAAAATATGGCTTTAGTACAGATTACATTGAAAAAATAAAAGTTATGCTTTTGAATTTTGTAAACAGTGTACCTTTACCCATAAATTATGAAATTTTAGAAGAATCAAAGTTTGATATTGACTTAAATTATATGTTTTGCCCTGGTCACTCCAAAAGTGATGCAGTTTATTTATTTAACGGTTATGCAATAACAGGTGATTGTCTGTTAAATAATATTTTTCAAACGCCATTACTTGATGTTGATTATGATAAAAATGATAGGTTCAATAATTATGAAGCCTATTGTTCTACTTTACTAAAATTTCCAATTTTAGAAAAATATACGATTTTACCAGGACACAGAAAACATAGCTCAATTGAAGAAATTGTAGTTTTCTATGTAACAAAAATTATTGAAAGAGCAAGTCTTATTCAAGACCATTGCGATAAATTAGTATTCGATATTATAAAAAATACAATTCCTTATGCTTTAAATGACCCATTTACTGCCTATATAAAAGCATCAGAAGTATTGTTTTTTCTTGATTTTTTGTTAAACCCGTACTTATTGAAAGAAAGTCTTGAAAAAATAAATATAATAGACAGCCACCTTTTGAGAATGTTTGATAGGATTTTTCTAAAAAAAGTTTATCAAAAAAATTAA
- the pyk gene encoding pyruvate kinase, protein MLIFPPNKTKIVCTIGPASKNREVMEKMMQNGMNIARINFAHGSFEEHRTIIEDLRKTAQKLNKRIVILGDLPGPKIRVEDIEPIELKEGDRIVLSSNPEGNEIGVNLENFASYLSSGTIIYLNDGFLQLRVESIEGQKVKCICLIGGKLSSHKGINLPGVELPLKAIGDFERKCLDFAKSVKIDAISISFAQSKQDILDAKAYCEKISYNPFIIAKIERLKAIENIDEILQETNGIMVARGDLGVETPIESIAILQKQLIQKANILGKPVITATQMLESMTNNIRPTRAESTDVANAILDGTDCVMLSEESAVGKYPAESVLMLSKIAQSVENKRYLYPIYETLFKVLSSKSPTLEDTMAVNVFTTVKNLNPLLLVTPTTSGATARRMSRFKLPIWILGVTHNENVAQNLEFSYGVYPVYEQELPQDWKSYIKSLIGEHESSFVLVRGPSKKNPDANNSLEIVRIK, encoded by the coding sequence ATGTTGATTTTCCCTCCAAATAAGACAAAAATAGTTTGCACAATAGGTCCTGCATCAAAAAACAGAGAAGTCATGGAAAAAATGATGCAAAATGGTATGAATATTGCACGCATTAACTTTGCACATGGTAGCTTTGAAGAACACAGAACAATTATAGAAGACCTAAGAAAAACAGCCCAAAAACTAAACAAACGTATAGTGATTTTAGGTGATTTACCAGGACCAAAAATAAGGGTTGAAGATATTGAACCCATTGAATTAAAAGAAGGTGATAGAATAGTATTATCCAGCAATCCTGAAGGTAATGAAATTGGTGTAAACTTAGAAAACTTTGCAAGTTATTTAAGCTCAGGAACAATTATTTATCTAAATGATGGATTTTTGCAGCTTAGGGTGGAAAGCATAGAAGGTCAGAAGGTTAAATGTATTTGTTTGATTGGTGGCAAATTATCATCTCACAAAGGCATTAATCTGCCTGGAGTGGAGCTACCTTTAAAAGCTATAGGTGATTTTGAAAGAAAATGCCTTGATTTTGCAAAAAGCGTTAAAATAGATGCGATAAGCATATCTTTTGCGCAAAGCAAACAGGATATACTTGATGCAAAAGCCTATTGCGAAAAAATTTCTTACAATCCCTTTATAATTGCAAAAATTGAGCGCTTAAAAGCAATAGAAAATATAGATGAAATACTACAAGAAACAAATGGTATAATGGTAGCTAGAGGTGATTTAGGTGTTGAAACACCAATCGAATCCATAGCAATATTGCAAAAGCAGCTCATACAAAAAGCAAACATACTTGGAAAACCTGTAATTACTGCTACTCAGATGCTTGAGTCTATGACAAACAACATAAGACCAACAAGGGCAGAAAGCACAGATGTAGCAAATGCAATACTTGATGGTACAGATTGCGTAATGCTATCAGAAGAATCAGCTGTAGGTAAATATCCAGCAGAATCTGTCTTAATGCTTTCTAAAATTGCCCAAAGCGTAGAAAACAAACGTTATCTTTACCCGATATACGAAACCTTATTTAAAGTACTATCTTCAAAATCGCCAACACTCGAAGATACTATGGCAGTAAATGTTTTTACCACAGTTAAAAACCTAAATCCACTCTTGCTTGTAACGCCAACTACAAGCGGAGCAACTGCAAGGCGTATGAGCCGCTTTAAGCTGCCTATCTGGATACTTGGTGTAACACACAATGAAAATGTAGCGCAAAACTTAGAATTTTCATATGGCGTCTACCCTGTATATGAACAAGAATTGCCTCAGGATTGGAAAAGTTATATAAAATCACTTATTGGAGAACATGAGTCTTCTTTTGTTTTGGTTAGAGGTCCGTCAAAGAAAAACCCTGATGCAAACAATTCACTTGAGATTGTGAGGATAAAGTAG